The following are encoded together in the Iodobacter fluviatilis genome:
- the bioD gene encoding dethiobiotin synthase, whose amino-acid sequence MIEARYFITGTDTDVGKTIATAQLLRAFAAAGHVAVGMKPVAAGCEWRNGQLYNSDVAAHAAASSIQAPAALVCPYLFEAPISPHLAAREEGRSLDLEYIASAAHHLQAWADVVLVEGAGGWFAPLSDEYNIADLAVRLQAPIILVVGMRLGCLNHALLSAKAILDSGLRLAGWIANQIDPKMQRYADNIAYLRANLPAPMLAEIAFQPNAQDLTLPAQAITLLACGASAKQAINN is encoded by the coding sequence ATGATAGAAGCACGCTACTTTATAACCGGCACTGATACCGATGTCGGTAAAACCATTGCCACTGCCCAGCTATTACGTGCCTTTGCTGCGGCAGGGCACGTTGCGGTGGGAATGAAACCCGTAGCGGCGGGCTGCGAGTGGCGCAATGGCCAGCTTTATAATAGCGATGTTGCCGCCCACGCTGCGGCATCTAGTATTCAAGCTCCTGCTGCTTTAGTTTGCCCGTATCTGTTTGAAGCCCCGATATCACCACATCTGGCCGCCAGGGAGGAGGGGCGGAGTTTAGATTTGGAGTATATCGCTTCTGCCGCTCATCATTTACAAGCATGGGCAGATGTGGTGCTGGTAGAAGGAGCGGGTGGCTGGTTTGCACCCTTGTCTGATGAGTACAATATCGCCGATCTTGCTGTGCGCTTACAGGCCCCCATTATCTTGGTGGTAGGAATGCGCTTGGGATGTTTAAATCATGCTTTATTAAGCGCGAAAGCAATTTTGGATAGTGGCTTAAGGCTAGCTGGCTGGATTGCAAATCAGATTGATCCCAAAATGCAACGTTATGCAGATAATATCGCTTATTTGCGAGCGAATTTGCCCGCGCCTATGCTCGCAGAAATTGCCTTTCAGCCGAATGCGCAAGATTTAACTTTGCCTGCACAAGCAATTACGCTACTTGCTTGTGGAGCGAGTGCAAAGCAAGCTATAAACAATTAA
- a CDS encoding CDP-6-deoxy-delta-3,4-glucoseen reductase, which yields MSKQLTILPSGQQIAMNEDETILDAAMRGGFNMAYGCKNGACGSCKGKVITGEVTHGDHAESALSAMERENGYALFCCATTDADITIECKEVTASKDIQIKTLPCRVQSIDKVSQDVAVLSLKLPSSEKLVFLAGQYIDIHTKNGKKRSFSIANAPHDAEYLQLHIRHVAGGEFSDYVWNSMKEREIMRFTGPLGSFFLREDSDKPILLIATGTGFAPIKGILEHAFNNGIQREIVLYWGARTLADIYMPELPSAWQQQHANFTFIPVLSEPSEKDAWNGRTGLVHEAVLDDFGSLAGYQVYACGAPVMVEAAYTHCVSRGLPSDEFFSDAFFTSKDLAK from the coding sequence ATGAGCAAGCAACTTACTATTTTACCAAGTGGCCAGCAAATAGCCATGAATGAAGATGAAACTATTTTAGACGCCGCAATGCGTGGCGGCTTTAATATGGCTTACGGCTGCAAAAATGGCGCGTGTGGCTCTTGTAAAGGCAAAGTGATTACGGGGGAAGTCACTCACGGTGATCACGCAGAAAGTGCCTTATCGGCGATGGAGCGTGAAAATGGCTACGCGCTATTTTGCTGCGCCACAACGGACGCTGATATCACGATTGAATGCAAAGAAGTCACTGCCAGCAAAGATATCCAAATCAAAACCCTGCCGTGCCGCGTGCAAAGCATAGATAAAGTTTCACAGGATGTAGCCGTGTTGTCTTTAAAGCTGCCAAGCAGCGAAAAGCTGGTTTTCTTGGCTGGGCAGTATATTGATATTCATACTAAAAATGGCAAAAAGCGCTCGTTCTCGATTGCCAATGCGCCGCATGATGCCGAGTATCTGCAATTACATATTCGCCACGTGGCTGGTGGTGAGTTTTCAGATTATGTGTGGAATAGCATGAAAGAGCGCGAAATCATGCGCTTCACTGGCCCGTTGGGCTCGTTTTTCTTGCGTGAAGATAGCGATAAGCCCATATTGCTGATCGCCACCGGCACTGGTTTTGCGCCGATTAAAGGGATTCTGGAGCACGCCTTTAATAACGGTATTCAGCGCGAAATCGTACTGTATTGGGGCGCGCGTACGCTGGCAGATATTTATATGCCAGAGCTACCCTCCGCATGGCAGCAACAGCACGCCAACTTTACGTTTATCCCTGTCTTATCTGAGCCAAGCGAAAAAGATGCATGGAATGGCCGTACCGGTTTGGTGCATGAAGCGGTGCTGGATGACTTTGGCAGCCTAGCCGGTTACCAAGTTTATGCCTGTGGCGCACCGGTTATGGTGGAAGCGGCTTACACACATTGTGTTTCTCGCGGCTTGCCTAGCGATGAATTTTTCTCTGATGCCTTCTTTACTTCCAAGGACTTAGCTAAATAA
- the sctW gene encoding type III secretion system gatekeeper subunit SctW yields MQKLVDSSDEMAAIATQFRSRRELETKKGLSESFERVLDEDVLPKVAQVMKVAQMGGVSLEELLRQAQQLFPDDSDLALVLREILRRKQMEEVVRKRLQALLKHVEEQAEPKKLKSGINCALKARLFGKALDLSPALLRASYRQFLENDGGEIDVYQNWISSYGYQRRALVLDFMEGSLVTDMHAQDPSCSREEFNNILGKLGQLKLLRSSDVLFIKRLLGSPVVCNINDSEPAWLLFMLSLFQDPLRIDELLLDAVGENVLLHRHAQRSSLLQVLHQACKSLPVVLFADPDEVIPLLNEFERLATVAHRLEQVERRRST; encoded by the coding sequence GTGCAAAAGCTTGTTGATTCTTCGGATGAAATGGCTGCCATAGCCACTCAGTTCCGTAGCCGCCGTGAGCTTGAAACAAAGAAAGGACTTTCTGAAAGTTTTGAGCGCGTTCTGGATGAGGATGTTCTGCCCAAGGTGGCGCAGGTAATGAAAGTGGCTCAGATGGGTGGAGTGTCTCTTGAGGAGCTGCTGCGGCAAGCTCAGCAATTGTTTCCTGATGATAGTGATTTGGCTTTGGTTTTGCGTGAAATTTTACGCCGAAAGCAAATGGAAGAGGTTGTTCGTAAGCGCCTGCAAGCATTACTGAAGCATGTAGAAGAGCAGGCGGAACCTAAAAAGCTGAAAAGCGGCATTAATTGCGCTTTGAAGGCCCGCTTGTTTGGGAAAGCCCTGGATTTAAGCCCTGCTCTGTTGCGCGCAAGTTATCGTCAGTTTTTGGAAAACGATGGCGGGGAAATTGATGTCTACCAAAATTGGATCAGTAGTTATGGGTATCAGCGTAGGGCTTTGGTATTAGATTTCATGGAAGGGTCTTTGGTCACGGATATGCATGCACAAGATCCTAGTTGCTCACGGGAAGAATTTAACAATATTTTGGGAAAACTAGGTCAGCTGAAATTGCTGCGTTCCAGTGATGTGTTGTTTATTAAGCGGCTACTGGGCAGCCCTGTTGTATGCAACATTAATGATAGTGAGCCAGCTTGGTTGCTCTTTATGTTGTCCTTATTTCAAGATCCGCTTCGGATTGATGAACTATTGCTGGATGCTGTCGGGGAAAACGTTTTGCTCCATCGCCATGCCCAGCGCTCTTCTTTATTGCAAGTGCTGCATCAGGCTTGTAAATCGTTGCCAGTCGTATTGTTTGCTGATCCGGACGAGGTAATTCCATTACTTAACGAATTTGAAAGGCTGGCTACAGTTGCTCATCGTCTAGAGCAAGTTGAGCGTAGGCGGTCTACATGA
- a CDS encoding helix-turn-helix domain-containing protein yields the protein MPIVLPAAWRGVLVLDRLCLEVIEGAARCQEVRLLVLAKLQAFIDESQNIEPPVADVLRWAYMPLTDASPFEGRRAVEGWLLGQTLLGHENSLKLVSLLRRTECYWLIRFLLAESLAGGKVQDLGERYGVSCSHFRRLCRSALGHAAKTELRDWRMARSLLEAAQSRKSLTEIALSNGYASSSHFSNEIRVLLGVSPRELSNIMNDAIK from the coding sequence ATGCCCATTGTTTTACCTGCTGCTTGGCGTGGCGTATTGGTTTTAGATCGTCTGTGCTTAGAGGTAATAGAAGGCGCTGCGCGTTGTCAAGAGGTGCGTTTGCTTGTGCTGGCCAAATTACAGGCTTTTATTGATGAGTCTCAGAATATAGAGCCGCCAGTCGCAGATGTATTACGTTGGGCCTATATGCCGCTGACGGATGCTTCGCCCTTTGAGGGGCGGCGTGCTGTTGAGGGATGGTTGCTTGGGCAAACCCTGCTTGGGCATGAAAATTCTTTGAAGCTGGTTTCCTTGTTGCGGCGTACTGAATGCTATTGGCTGATCCGTTTTTTGTTGGCGGAGTCGTTGGCAGGGGGAAAGGTGCAAGACTTGGGCGAGCGTTATGGTGTGTCGTGCTCACACTTTCGTCGCTTGTGTCGTAGTGCGTTAGGGCATGCGGCCAAAACAGAATTGCGAGATTGGCGAATGGCGCGTTCATTGCTGGAAGCGGCACAAAGCCGAAAAAGTTTAACTGAAATTGCTTTAAGCAACGGTTATGCATCGTCTTCGCATTTTTCCAATGAGATCCGAGTGCTACTTGGTGTTTCTCCACGTGAGTTGTCCAATATTATGAATGATGCCATCAAATGA
- a CDS encoding NAD-dependent epimerase/dehydratase family protein, whose translation MRKNRLLIIGCGDVLIRALPWLTHRFKVYATARNSEAAAKLRGVGVIPVLCDLDQPKSLRRLSGLARWMVYSAPPAPNGEEDIRCKRFIAKMERYTGVDKSAILTPRHLAYISTSGVYGDCKGEWVDETRPLRAQSARAIRRVAAESSLKAWARSQKIKLAILRAPGIYAADRLPTERIMQATPALIHAEDSWSNHIHADDLAHAVSMSLFRGKTLRAINVADDQPHKMGDYFDLVADSIGQPHPPRIKRSEAPAVLSTSLMSFLNESRRLNNYRLKQDLRLQLKWPNVGHFLANK comes from the coding sequence ATGCGAAAAAATCGATTACTTATTATAGGGTGCGGCGATGTGCTCATCCGCGCCCTGCCTTGGTTAACCCATCGTTTTAAAGTCTATGCCACCGCGCGTAATTCAGAGGCGGCTGCCAAGCTGCGCGGCGTAGGGGTGATTCCTGTACTCTGCGATCTAGACCAGCCAAAGAGCCTACGGCGCTTATCGGGCCTAGCCCGCTGGATGGTTTATAGCGCACCTCCTGCTCCCAATGGCGAAGAGGATATCCGCTGCAAGCGCTTTATCGCCAAGATGGAGCGCTACACCGGCGTTGATAAGTCTGCAATTCTAACACCTCGCCACCTTGCCTACATCAGCACCAGCGGCGTTTATGGCGATTGCAAGGGTGAATGGGTGGATGAAACACGACCACTGCGCGCGCAATCAGCCCGCGCCATTCGCCGTGTCGCTGCTGAAAGCAGCTTAAAAGCTTGGGCTAGATCACAAAAAATTAAGCTGGCTATTTTACGTGCTCCAGGGATTTATGCTGCGGATCGCTTACCCACAGAGCGAATTATGCAAGCCACCCCTGCATTAATTCATGCGGAGGATAGTTGGTCTAATCACATCCATGCAGATGATTTAGCCCATGCGGTTAGCATGTCACTATTTCGTGGCAAGACATTACGGGCGATTAATGTGGCAGATGATCAGCCACATAAAATGGGAGATTATTTTGATTTAGTTGCAGATTCTATCGGCCAGCCGCATCCACCACGGATTAAACGCTCAGAAGCACCCGCAGTATTGTCGACGAGCTTAATGTCGTTTTTAAATGAATCACGACGCTTAAATAATTACCGTTTAAAGCAGGACTTGCGCTTGCAATTAAAATGGCCAAATGTTGGGCATTTTTTAGCCAACAAATAA
- a CDS encoding SCO family protein has translation MLRALLCMLCFVLLSACSKPEYQGSDISGASLGGDFALMDHKGKARTLADFKGKVVVMFFGYTHCPDVCPTTMIELKNAMQQLGSKADQVQVLFVSVDPDRDTQQVLNQYVPVFDSRFLGLTGNATQLAEVAGRYKIIYQKQMSSSGDYTVDHSAGSYLLDKSGKPRVMVSYGAGAGVFVHDLTLLLNE, from the coding sequence ATGTTGAGAGCTTTATTGTGCATGCTATGTTTTGTTTTGCTCTCAGCTTGCTCAAAGCCAGAGTATCAAGGTAGTGATATTAGTGGTGCTTCGCTGGGTGGGGACTTTGCTTTAATGGATCACAAAGGTAAGGCGCGTACTTTGGCGGATTTCAAAGGTAAGGTTGTGGTGATGTTTTTTGGCTATACACATTGCCCCGATGTTTGCCCAACCACGATGATTGAATTAAAAAACGCAATGCAGCAATTAGGCAGCAAGGCAGATCAGGTTCAAGTTTTATTTGTTTCTGTCGATCCAGATAGAGATACACAACAAGTATTAAATCAGTATGTCCCCGTTTTTGATTCGCGATTTTTAGGCCTTACAGGTAACGCAACACAATTAGCTGAAGTGGCAGGGCGTTATAAAATCATTTATCAAAAACAAATGAGCAGCAGCGGGGATTACACGGTTGATCATAGCGCCGGTAGCTATTTGCTAGATAAAAGTGGTAAGCCTAGGGTGATGGTAAGTTATGGGGCTGGGGCAGGTGTCTTTGTACATGATTTAACCCTTTTGCTTAATGAATAA
- the sctC gene encoding type III secretion system outer membrane ring subunit SctC has product MKQSQLNGKLVCGALLLALGQGAVGATALPVERGVEQQGYVAKQDGLRTFFDAISSRLKKPIILSKLAVRKQVSGEFDLANPQAVLEQMSQQLGLIWYHDGQTIYVYDASETRNSVVALRNISLSSFNAFLRKSGLYDRRYPLRGDEQSGTFYVSGPPLYVDLVLNAAKFMDSQRSEIDGGRLKIGVVRLNNTFVGDRSYELRDQKITIPGMASVIISLLRDEKNSVDTLAGKSVGAVAPSMPDFPTVNKLEESAPYKSPMSLSDALKREPAAGNIRVIANPDTNSLLVKGTAEQVRFIENLVAELDVAKRHVELSLWIIDLQKDDLDQLGVNWQGSVGIANKLGVSFNNPGSFSTLDGARFMASILALSQDKKANVVSRPVVLTQENVPALFDNSRTFYTQLIGERSVELQHVTYGTLVNVLPRFSADGQIEMSLNIEDGSEVPRGDSDTKTVLPTVGRTRISTVARVPKDKSLLIGGYTRDASTDDFGKIPLLGDLPFVGDLFRYQQRNSSNLVRVFLIQPRQIEQPAERDASDLAADVISQPDANFVQQAVRKYMDRSNGDQ; this is encoded by the coding sequence ATGAAGCAGAGTCAGTTAAACGGTAAATTAGTGTGCGGTGCTTTGCTGTTAGCTTTGGGGCAGGGGGCTGTTGGTGCAACGGCTTTGCCGGTAGAGCGGGGAGTTGAGCAGCAAGGGTATGTGGCAAAGCAGGATGGCTTGAGAACATTTTTCGATGCTATTTCTTCTCGCTTAAAGAAGCCAATTATCTTGAGTAAATTGGCTGTACGTAAGCAGGTGAGTGGTGAGTTTGATTTGGCTAACCCTCAGGCGGTGCTTGAGCAGATGTCACAGCAGTTGGGTTTGATTTGGTATCACGATGGGCAAACGATCTATGTTTATGATGCGAGTGAAACCCGCAACTCCGTAGTTGCACTACGCAATATTTCTTTAAGCTCTTTTAATGCTTTTCTTCGTAAAAGTGGGCTTTATGATCGACGATATCCACTGCGAGGTGATGAGCAAAGCGGGACATTTTACGTGTCAGGTCCGCCGTTATATGTCGATTTGGTATTGAACGCGGCAAAGTTTATGGATAGTCAGCGGAGTGAAATTGACGGGGGGCGGCTGAAAATTGGTGTGGTCCGACTGAATAATACTTTTGTTGGGGATCGAAGTTATGAATTGCGTGATCAGAAGATTACGATCCCTGGCATGGCCTCGGTCATTATAAGTCTGTTGCGAGATGAGAAAAACAGCGTCGATACCCTTGCAGGTAAGTCGGTGGGGGCAGTTGCACCATCGATGCCTGATTTTCCTACGGTTAATAAGCTTGAAGAGTCGGCGCCATACAAGTCTCCGATGAGCTTATCGGATGCGCTGAAACGCGAGCCAGCAGCAGGCAATATTCGAGTGATTGCGAATCCCGATACCAATAGTCTGTTGGTCAAAGGGACCGCCGAACAAGTACGTTTTATTGAAAATCTAGTTGCAGAGCTGGATGTGGCTAAGCGGCATGTTGAATTGTCGTTATGGATTATTGATCTGCAAAAAGATGACTTGGATCAGTTGGGAGTGAATTGGCAGGGGAGTGTAGGGATTGCCAATAAGCTAGGCGTTTCTTTTAATAATCCAGGCTCTTTTAGTACCTTGGATGGGGCACGCTTTATGGCATCTATTTTGGCTTTAAGTCAGGATAAAAAAGCCAATGTTGTTTCTCGCCCTGTCGTGTTGACTCAGGAAAATGTACCAGCGCTTTTTGATAATAGCCGGACCTTTTATACCCAGTTAATTGGCGAGCGCAGCGTAGAGTTACAGCATGTGACTTACGGCACCCTTGTGAATGTACTTCCTCGTTTTTCTGCGGATGGCCAAATTGAGATGTCATTGAATATCGAAGATGGCAGTGAGGTTCCACGAGGCGATTCAGATACTAAAACAGTCTTGCCCACTGTTGGCCGCACACGGATTAGTACTGTGGCCCGTGTGCCTAAAGATAAAAGCTTACTGATTGGCGGCTATACACGTGATGCAAGTACGGACGATTTCGGAAAAATTCCTCTACTAGGTGACCTTCCTTTTGTAGGGGATTTGTTTCGTTATCAGCAGCGAAACAGCTCTAATTTAGTGCGCGTATTTTTAATTCAGCCTCGTCAGATTGAGCAGCCAGCTGAGCGTGATGCCAGTGATCTGGCTGCAGACGTAATAAGTCAACCTGATGCAAATTTTGTGCAACAGGCGGTGCGTAAATACATGGACCGTAGTAATGGAGATCAATAG
- a CDS encoding flagellar brake protein, with the protein MSESEQISPIPEGEEIGAFRMTAPMEIGAVLRTLAQRGDFITIYLNEGRELLLSRILEVDIKGKTFIFDVGGNAASNQMLLNSARSLVLAVPDGVKIQFAVGIVRNCQYQGGPALTTVFPSDLIKLQRREYYRLPTPVARPYRCQLPFANSTHEWLNVHDVSLGGIGAWVPSELKPQIEVGKVYNDIPFDFGPAGVMKLNFEVRSLRHLEQRPGHFAWMVGCQYVNLARQIEANIQRLMAQLEAERKALTG; encoded by the coding sequence GTGAGTGAAAGCGAGCAAATAAGTCCAATACCAGAGGGTGAGGAGATTGGGGCATTTCGGATGACCGCGCCGATGGAGATAGGCGCTGTGCTTCGCACACTGGCTCAGCGTGGTGATTTTATTACCATCTATTTAAATGAAGGGCGTGAGCTGCTGCTATCGCGTATTTTAGAAGTCGACATCAAAGGCAAGACGTTTATTTTTGATGTGGGTGGCAATGCAGCCAGCAATCAAATGCTACTTAACTCTGCTAGGTCACTAGTGCTGGCTGTTCCAGATGGGGTAAAAATCCAATTTGCCGTGGGTATTGTGCGTAATTGCCAGTACCAAGGGGGCCCTGCTTTAACAACGGTTTTTCCGTCTGATTTAATTAAATTGCAGCGGCGCGAATATTATCGATTACCTACGCCCGTGGCGCGGCCTTATCGCTGCCAATTGCCTTTTGCTAATAGCACACACGAATGGCTGAATGTACACGATGTATCTTTAGGTGGAATTGGCGCTTGGGTGCCAAGCGAGCTTAAGCCACAAATAGAAGTGGGCAAAGTCTATAACGATATCCCTTTTGATTTTGGCCCCGCAGGCGTGATGAAGCTTAATTTTGAAGTGCGCTCTTTGCGCCACTTAGAGCAGCGTCCTGGGCATTTTGCTTGGATGGTGGGTTGCCAGTATGTTAATTTAGCAAGGCAGATTGAAGCCAATATTCAAAGGCTGATGGCCCAGCTTGAAGCAGAAAGAAAAGCATTAACTGGCTAG
- a CDS encoding EscV/YscV/HrcV family type III secretion system export apparatus protein yields the protein MLNKLLYGMRSRPELLILLLMVMIIAMLVIPLPTYLVDFLIGLNIVIAMLVFMGSFYIERILHFSTFPAILLITTLFRLALSISTSRLILLEADAGEIVATFGQFVIGDSLAVGFVIFAIVTVVQFIVITKGSERVAEVAARFSLDGMPGKQMSIDGDLRAGVIDADGARERRSVLERESQLYGSFDGAMKFIKGDAIAGIIIIFVNFIGGIAVGMNQHGMDFSTALSTYTILTIGDGLVAQLPALLIAISAGFIVTRVSGEGDNMGRNIMSQLLGKPFVLIVTAILALAVGMLPGFPFMVFFILATLLGGLFYHKHREAKLGSKTAASAPRKEGAAAVSAESSALGGSELCLIDNLDELAAETLPLVLLVPKARYALLNKGQLAERLRSQFFLDFGVSLPALLMRSSDELEDNRAVLLINEIRAEEFLVQFDLLRVVNYSEEIEQLGIRIVPVGEAIWVDVESKETLKKLGYQLRPAVDELYQCFATLLAHYVNEYFGVQETKQMLDLLEEKYPDLLKEVLRHATVQRISEVLQRLLSERISIRNMKLIMEALAHWAPREKDVIALVEHVRGSLARYICHKFAVGNELRAIVVSAEIEDVVRKGVRQTSNGSFLNLEPADSEELMDAFAVALDGLSIAHKDLVLLASVDVRRYIKKLIETRFRDLEVLSFGEISDSVSVNVIKSI from the coding sequence GTGCTGAATAAATTGTTGTACGGTATGCGTTCGCGCCCGGAGCTGTTGATTCTGCTTCTGATGGTGATGATTATCGCCATGCTGGTTATCCCCTTGCCCACGTATTTAGTCGATTTCTTGATCGGCTTGAATATTGTGATTGCTATGTTGGTGTTTATGGGCTCGTTTTATATCGAGCGTATTTTGCATTTCTCCACTTTCCCCGCAATTTTGCTGATTACCACTTTATTTCGGCTTGCTTTGTCGATTAGCACCAGTCGCTTGATTTTACTTGAGGCCGATGCCGGTGAAATTGTCGCGACCTTTGGCCAGTTTGTTATTGGAGATAGCTTGGCGGTCGGTTTTGTTATTTTTGCTATCGTGACCGTGGTGCAGTTTATTGTGATTACCAAGGGCTCTGAACGGGTGGCCGAAGTCGCTGCTCGTTTCTCGCTTGATGGGATGCCTGGTAAACAAATGAGCATCGATGGTGATTTACGGGCAGGGGTGATTGATGCGGATGGCGCGCGCGAACGGCGCAGTGTACTAGAGCGTGAAAGCCAGCTCTACGGCTCATTTGATGGAGCCATGAAGTTTATTAAAGGCGACGCTATCGCTGGCATCATCATTATTTTCGTCAACTTTATTGGTGGTATTGCAGTAGGGATGAACCAGCATGGGATGGACTTCTCTACCGCATTATCTACATACACCATTCTAACTATTGGTGATGGTCTAGTGGCACAGCTCCCAGCGCTACTGATCGCCATTAGTGCAGGTTTTATTGTTACTCGCGTAAGTGGTGAGGGTGACAATATGGGCCGCAATATCATGAGTCAGCTCTTAGGTAAGCCCTTTGTGTTGATTGTGACTGCGATACTGGCACTGGCAGTAGGGATGTTGCCGGGCTTTCCTTTTATGGTGTTCTTTATTTTGGCAACTTTGCTGGGGGGGTTGTTTTATCACAAGCACAGAGAAGCTAAGTTAGGAAGCAAAACCGCTGCTTCTGCCCCGAGAAAAGAAGGTGCTGCCGCAGTTTCTGCAGAGAGTAGTGCCCTGGGGGGGAGTGAACTCTGCCTGATTGATAACTTGGATGAGCTGGCTGCTGAAACATTGCCCTTGGTTTTATTGGTGCCTAAAGCACGGTATGCCTTATTGAATAAAGGACAGCTTGCTGAGCGTTTACGTAGCCAATTTTTCTTGGACTTTGGCGTCAGTTTACCTGCACTGCTGATGCGCTCATCCGATGAGCTTGAAGACAACCGAGCTGTTTTACTGATTAATGAGATTCGTGCTGAAGAGTTCTTGGTTCAGTTTGATTTGCTGCGGGTGGTGAATTATTCAGAAGAAATTGAGCAGCTCGGTATTCGTATTGTGCCCGTAGGGGAAGCCATCTGGGTTGATGTAGAATCCAAAGAAACTTTAAAAAAGTTGGGCTACCAGCTGCGCCCGGCTGTTGATGAGTTATATCAATGCTTTGCAACCTTACTTGCCCATTATGTGAATGAGTATTTTGGTGTGCAAGAAACGAAACAAATGCTGGATTTATTAGAAGAGAAATATCCAGATTTATTGAAAGAGGTGCTGCGCCATGCCACAGTTCAGCGGATTTCAGAGGTGTTGCAGCGCTTACTTTCTGAACGCATTTCTATTCGGAATATGAAACTCATTATGGAAGCCCTTGCTCATTGGGCTCCCCGTGAGAAAGATGTGATTGCACTGGTTGAGCATGTGCGTGGTTCGCTTGCCCGCTATATTTGTCATAAGTTTGCTGTAGGAAATGAGTTGAGAGCCATTGTGGTTTCAGCGGAGATAGAAGATGTGGTTCGTAAAGGAGTTCGTCAGACCTCGAATGGCTCGTTCCTCAACTTGGAGCCTGCTGATTCTGAAGAGTTAATGGATGCTTTTGCCGTTGCTTTGGATGGATTAAGCATTGCACATAAAGATTTGGTGTTGCTGGCATCGGTAGATGTGCGGCGTTATATTAAGAAACTCATTGAAACTCGCTTTCGTGATCTTGAAGTGCTGTCGTTTGGTGAAATATCCGATAGCGTATCGGTTAACGTCATTAAGTCCATTTAA
- a CDS encoding InvB/SpaK family type III secretion system chaperone, translated as MFAVDVATLVRDALKENGCEQMLQGDLDSHSTIALDLHRLPSIYVTNKDGEVWLWSQLIEHNDNVFDQCSTRLLNVLMQGCSFVRGEQLQLAVNDGYLELRGLLQENSLRDGQSFSEALDGYLERLERFVEAVQ; from the coding sequence ATGTTTGCAGTTGATGTCGCCACCCTAGTTCGTGATGCATTAAAAGAAAATGGGTGTGAACAAATGTTGCAGGGCGACTTAGATAGTCATTCAACCATCGCGCTCGATCTTCATCGTTTACCTAGTATTTATGTTACTAATAAAGATGGAGAAGTTTGGTTGTGGTCGCAGTTGATTGAGCATAACGACAACGTCTTTGATCAATGCTCAACCCGTTTATTGAATGTGTTGATGCAGGGTTGTAGTTTTGTGCGTGGTGAGCAATTGCAGTTGGCGGTGAATGATGGCTATCTAGAGTTAAGGGGCTTATTGCAAGAAAATTCTTTACGCGATGGTCAAAGTTTTTCTGAGGCGCTTGATGGTTATCTTGAGCGGCTGGAACGCTTTGTTGAGGCTGTGCAGTAA